Proteins found in one Spirosoma rhododendri genomic segment:
- a CDS encoding VOC family protein, with amino-acid sequence MGKVIGLGGIFFTCDDPQAINQWYAYHLGLPVAEYGTLFKWRDTNNPSQERTTVWATFGKDTGYFAPSPKEFMINYQVDQLESLVEQLKRDGVAVIDEITVYEQGKFVHILDPEGNKIELWEEIN; translated from the coding sequence ATGGGAAAGGTAATAGGACTAGGCGGCATCTTTTTCACCTGCGATGATCCCCAAGCGATCAACCAGTGGTATGCTTATCACCTGGGCCTGCCGGTGGCGGAGTATGGTACATTATTCAAGTGGCGTGATACCAATAATCCGAGTCAAGAACGAACAACAGTTTGGGCCACCTTCGGTAAAGACACTGGCTATTTTGCGCCCTCCCCCAAGGAGTTTATGATCAATTATCAGGTCGATCAGCTTGAGTCGTTGGTAGAGCAGCTAAAGCGAGACGGAGTTGCGGTGATAGATGAAATTACCGTCTACGAGCAGGGTAAATTTGTGCATATTTTGGACCCGGAAGGCAACAAAATCGAACTGTGGGAAGAGATCAATTAG
- a CDS encoding alpha/beta fold hydrolase produces MQSINAANIDNELVKRLPGFTSHYLTVNDVQLHYIIGGQGEPLVLLPGWPQTWWSYHKIMPTLVDRYQVIAVELRGMGSSDKPMGGYSKKVMASDVAALLDQLGIGRSSIAGHDIGAAVAFSFAAHFPHKTKKLILLDTPHPDENMYRLPMLPTGLGLHPWWVAFNQVRHLPEQLLENRFHLVQDWLFDQLLVDKTAVSSFDRQVYAQAYASQDAIRASNGWYQAFAEDIDDIKGKRIEVPTMGIAGPAGFELFSYALPPYVDQLTLKEVKGSGHFVQEERPLETSEFIRDFLS; encoded by the coding sequence GTGCAATCAATTAACGCCGCCAACATCGACAACGAATTAGTCAAAAGACTCCCCGGTTTCACTAGCCACTACCTAACGGTTAATGACGTTCAACTCCACTATATTATTGGTGGTCAGGGTGAGCCGCTCGTTTTGTTACCCGGCTGGCCGCAGACTTGGTGGAGCTATCACAAAATTATGCCTACGCTGGTCGACAGGTATCAGGTTATTGCCGTTGAGTTGCGGGGCATGGGCAGTTCGGACAAACCGATGGGGGGCTACTCTAAAAAGGTGATGGCAAGTGATGTGGCCGCCTTACTCGATCAGTTGGGCATTGGGCGAAGTAGCATTGCTGGACATGACATCGGGGCAGCGGTGGCCTTTAGCTTCGCGGCCCACTTTCCGCACAAGACAAAAAAGCTCATTTTGTTAGACACTCCCCATCCTGACGAGAACATGTACAGGCTTCCCATGTTGCCGACCGGCCTGGGTCTTCACCCCTGGTGGGTCGCTTTCAACCAAGTCAGGCACTTACCGGAACAGCTACTGGAAAACCGCTTCCACTTGGTGCAGGATTGGCTTTTTGATCAATTATTGGTCGATAAGACAGCCGTCAGTTCATTTGATCGGCAGGTGTACGCTCAGGCTTACGCCAGTCAGGACGCGATCCGAGCTTCCAATGGTTGGTATCAGGCCTTTGCTGAAGACATTGACGATATCAAGGGCAAGCGAATCGAAGTGCCCACAATGGGTATCGCTGGTCCTGCCGGCTTTGAACTGTTTTCTTATGCGTTACCCCCATACGTTGACCAGTTGACCTTAAAAGAAGTGAAAGGATCAGGCCATTTTGTACAGGAAGAAAGACCGCTTGAAACGAGTGAATTCATTCGCGATTTTCTTAGCTAG
- a CDS encoding DUF305 domain-containing protein: MNSNPARQPPMTKGNYTRFFLMLGVSFVVMHLTMYLNTEQADHLYLSVNRLYMTTLMISSMSLIMLGFMRSMYRNVRLNQLIVTGSVGLFVAALVGVRNQTFIDDKLFMHSMIPHHSIAILVSKRANLKDPEVKQLAQNIIDAQEREIAQMKRILARLETK; encoded by the coding sequence ATGAATTCGAATCCCGCCCGTCAGCCGCCGATGACCAAAGGCAATTACACCAGGTTTTTTTTGATGTTAGGCGTTTCCTTCGTGGTGATGCACTTGACAATGTACTTGAACACCGAACAAGCGGATCATCTTTACCTGAGCGTTAACCGTCTATATATGACCACGTTAATGATCAGCAGTATGTCCCTTATTATGCTGGGGTTTATGCGGAGTATGTATCGAAACGTACGGCTGAATCAGCTGATTGTGACTGGGAGCGTAGGGCTGTTTGTGGCGGCCCTAGTCGGCGTTCGTAATCAAACCTTTATCGATGATAAATTATTCATGCACTCGATGATTCCCCACCATTCGATTGCCATTTTAGTCAGCAAGCGAGCGAACTTGAAAGACCCCGAGGTGAAGCAGTTAGCCCAAAATATTATTGACGCACAGGAGCGGGAGATTGCTCAGATGAAACGGATTCTAGCTAGACTTGAAACAAAGTGA
- a CDS encoding glycoside hydrolase family 2 TIM barrel-domain containing protein: MKQLVLLLGVMGTLTGRAQQASLVWPSAVNSTARTQLFDQDWRFLRDSVPGAEQPSYQDDTWRRLTLPHDWSIEDLPPQQAGTVAGPFARSSAGATSTGYAVGGTGWYRKTFTLPPATGAKRVSVRFDGVYRNADVWLNGHHLGFHPYGYTPFVYDLTPYLRHPGQPNSLAVRVRNGGQNTRWYTGSGIYRHVWLTIAESIHVAPWGITVTTPQVSDSAAQVQVRTVVVNQGSIAAPVTVQVLLQTADGRVVNSTRKTATVAAAGRTDVTQTLTLAQPKRWSVETPYRYRAVVTIRQGSRTVDSLSTPFGVRTIHFNAQTGFTLNGKRVWLKGGCVHHDNGPLGAVALDRAEERKVELLKANGFNAVRSSHNPPSPAFLDACDRLGMLVIDEAFDMWQRPKKPDDYHLDFDAWWERDLTAMIERDRNHPAVILWSVGNEISERADSSGLAITRKLVDAVHRLDPTRPTTEAICRFWEYPGTPWEASAKAFALLDIGGYNYEWKHYESDHRQAPNRIMVGTETFAKEAYENWQQVETHPYVIGDFVWTALDYMGETAIGHSLLQPRTDKDSLAAVLPWPWFNAFCGDLDLIGTKKPQSYYRDVVWRNSPVEMAVHVPIPDGMKETVTSWGWPDERQSWTWSGPDGSGLDGSGFGAAGKPLQVRVFTRSQKVRLLLNGKHVGEQSLPDSSIVVVFTVPYQPGTLEAISLNDGQETGRVSLTTASSPHRIRLTADRPTLRADQQDLSFLTAEVVDAQGRVVPDAALPLTFQVSGAGSLAAVGSGNPTDMASFQQPTRTTYRGRCLAVIRATATKGSITVRASAAGLVPAEVTLSTQ; this comes from the coding sequence ATGAAACAGCTAGTACTGCTATTGGGGGTGATGGGTACGCTCACGGGCCGGGCGCAACAGGCTTCCCTGGTCTGGCCGTCAGCGGTCAATTCTACTGCCCGAACCCAGCTTTTTGATCAGGACTGGCGCTTTCTACGGGATAGTGTGCCGGGAGCGGAACAGCCTTCGTACCAAGATGATACCTGGCGACGGCTTACCCTGCCCCACGACTGGAGTATCGAGGACCTGCCCCCCCAACAGGCCGGCACCGTTGCGGGGCCGTTTGCCAGAAGCAGCGCTGGGGCTACCTCGACGGGGTACGCCGTGGGGGGAACCGGCTGGTATCGGAAGACCTTTACCTTACCGCCCGCCACAGGAGCCAAACGCGTTTCGGTTCGCTTCGATGGGGTATATCGCAACGCCGACGTCTGGCTGAACGGGCATCACCTGGGCTTTCACCCCTACGGCTACACGCCGTTTGTCTACGACCTGACGCCCTATCTGCGCCACCCTGGTCAGCCCAATAGCCTGGCGGTGCGGGTACGTAACGGGGGGCAGAACACGCGCTGGTATACCGGCTCGGGCATTTACCGGCACGTCTGGCTGACTATCGCCGAATCGATTCACGTGGCTCCCTGGGGCATTACCGTCACCACTCCGCAGGTGTCCGACAGCGCCGCGCAGGTGCAGGTTCGTACGGTAGTGGTGAACCAGGGCTCGATAGCCGCGCCAGTTACCGTTCAGGTATTGCTACAGACGGCGGACGGGCGAGTAGTGAACAGCACCCGAAAGACCGCGACTGTTGCCGCCGCAGGCCGGACCGACGTCACGCAGACCCTGACGCTGGCGCAACCCAAACGCTGGTCGGTCGAGACGCCGTACCGTTACCGGGCCGTCGTAACCATCCGGCAGGGCAGCCGAACCGTGGATAGCCTGTCGACACCGTTTGGTGTGCGTACGATTCATTTTAATGCACAAACCGGGTTTACCCTCAATGGCAAACGTGTATGGCTCAAAGGCGGCTGTGTTCACCACGATAATGGGCCGCTCGGTGCAGTGGCGCTGGATCGGGCCGAGGAACGCAAGGTCGAGCTGCTGAAAGCCAACGGATTCAACGCCGTTCGTTCCAGCCATAACCCACCGTCGCCCGCTTTCCTGGACGCCTGCGACCGGTTGGGGATGCTGGTGATTGACGAAGCCTTCGATATGTGGCAACGCCCCAAAAAACCGGACGATTACCACCTTGATTTCGACGCCTGGTGGGAGCGCGACCTGACGGCCATGATCGAGCGCGATAGAAACCACCCGGCTGTTATCCTGTGGAGTGTGGGCAACGAAATCAGCGAGCGCGCTGACTCGTCCGGGCTGGCTATTACCCGAAAACTGGTCGATGCGGTACACCGGCTTGATCCGACCCGACCAACGACGGAAGCTATTTGCCGCTTCTGGGAATATCCGGGTACGCCCTGGGAAGCATCGGCCAAGGCGTTTGCTCTGCTGGATATTGGGGGTTACAATTACGAATGGAAGCACTACGAATCCGATCATCGGCAGGCACCGAACCGCATTATGGTGGGTACCGAAACGTTCGCTAAAGAAGCCTATGAAAACTGGCAGCAGGTCGAAACGCATCCGTACGTGATTGGGGATTTCGTCTGGACGGCCCTGGATTACATGGGCGAAACGGCCATCGGCCATTCGCTGCTGCAACCCCGAACGGATAAAGATAGTCTGGCGGCCGTGCTGCCCTGGCCCTGGTTCAACGCCTTCTGTGGCGATCTGGATCTGATTGGCACCAAGAAGCCGCAGTCCTACTACCGCGATGTTGTGTGGCGTAACAGCCCGGTCGAGATGGCGGTTCACGTCCCCATTCCCGATGGCATGAAAGAAACGGTTACCAGCTGGGGCTGGCCCGATGAGCGACAAAGTTGGACCTGGTCCGGCCCGGATGGGTCCGGCCTGGACGGGTCCGGGTTTGGGGCCGCAGGTAAGCCACTTCAGGTACGGGTCTTTACCCGGAGCCAAAAGGTACGTTTGCTATTGAACGGTAAGCACGTCGGGGAACAGAGCCTGCCCGACAGCAGCATCGTGGTGGTGTTTACCGTTCCCTATCAGCCGGGTACGCTGGAAGCCATCAGCCTGAACGATGGCCAGGAGACAGGCCGTGTATCGCTCACAACGGCATCGTCTCCTCACCGTATCCGGCTCACCGCCGACCGGCCGACGTTGCGGGCCGATCAACAGGATCTGTCATTTCTGACCGCTGAGGTAGTCGATGCGCAGGGGCGGGTTGTGCCCGACGCGGCCCTGCCGTTAACGTTTCAGGTGAGTGGAGCGGGTAGTCTGGCGGCCGTGGGCAGCGGCAATCCAACGGACATGGCCAGCTTCCAGCAGCCAACGCGGACGACGTACCGGGGCCGGTGTCTGGCTGTAATTCGCGCTACCGCTACCAAAGGCAGCATTACGGTAAGGGCGTCGGCGGCCGGACTGGTTCCGGCGGAGGTAACGCTCAGCACACAGTAG
- a CDS encoding RagB/SusD family nutrient uptake outer membrane protein, translated as MKKRTLLCLLLTLAGCTNYLDEVPQGQVVGTNAIQDVAGLEAALTGTYKGMLRTWARGFLTSALEAYVMGADDVTSLSGGNKAEFRQTDQFDVVSSNSRLAQIWSGCYKTIQGANNIITNYKTVSGDQTTINAIVGEAYFLRALGYYWLVRGYGNIPLVTSADFTNDLLTLQKSAPADIYKLIESDLLQAEQLVPNTKRDAGRPNKGSVKALLADVYLTEGGWPIKDASKYALAATKAKEVIDNKTTYGFDLVPDLATLWSGTPASVGTSEEIFSFQTSVNYGGSANAFYGSSATPGDENGWDDFFAEVGFFNRFPAGKRKDITFYTEFTKSDGTTISWQNSQSKHPYYRKFRLADNTNYQSSMPVHMIRYAHVLLVYAEAQARSGNSVSTDAYTAVNAVRKRAGLADLTGLSATNFAAAVVDERAWEFAGEWTRWFDLQRLEQVEAANAPDKKGADDLKPLKSITKANYWYPVPIGDANINPNL; from the coding sequence ATGAAAAAACGAACCCTGCTTTGTCTGCTTCTTACCCTGGCTGGCTGCACCAACTATCTTGACGAAGTGCCCCAGGGGCAGGTCGTTGGCACCAACGCCATTCAGGATGTAGCCGGCCTTGAAGCCGCGCTGACCGGTACCTATAAGGGTATGCTGCGCACCTGGGCCCGGGGGTTTCTGACCTCTGCGCTGGAAGCCTACGTGATGGGAGCTGACGACGTTACCTCGCTCAGCGGTGGCAACAAAGCTGAATTCCGGCAGACCGATCAGTTCGACGTGGTATCGTCCAATTCGCGGCTGGCGCAGATCTGGAGCGGCTGTTACAAAACCATTCAGGGTGCCAACAATATCATCACGAATTACAAGACCGTTTCGGGCGATCAGACCACCATCAACGCCATCGTGGGTGAAGCGTATTTCCTGCGGGCGCTGGGCTATTACTGGCTGGTGCGGGGCTACGGCAACATTCCGCTGGTTACAAGCGCGGACTTTACCAACGATCTGCTGACTCTCCAGAAAAGTGCCCCCGCCGACATCTACAAACTGATCGAGAGCGACTTACTGCAGGCCGAACAACTGGTGCCCAACACCAAACGCGATGCCGGTCGGCCCAATAAGGGGTCGGTGAAAGCGTTGCTGGCCGATGTGTACCTGACAGAAGGCGGCTGGCCCATCAAAGACGCGTCGAAGTATGCGCTGGCGGCAACCAAGGCCAAAGAAGTGATCGACAACAAGACCACGTATGGCTTTGACCTCGTACCCGATCTGGCGACGCTCTGGTCGGGTACGCCCGCGTCGGTGGGTACGTCGGAAGAAATTTTCTCGTTCCAGACCTCGGTGAACTACGGCGGGTCGGCCAACGCGTTCTACGGCAGCTCGGCCACGCCCGGCGACGAAAACGGCTGGGACGATTTCTTCGCTGAAGTTGGTTTCTTCAACCGCTTTCCGGCTGGTAAGCGCAAGGATATTACGTTCTACACGGAGTTCACCAAGTCCGACGGTACCACGATTTCGTGGCAGAACAGCCAGTCGAAGCACCCCTATTACCGCAAATTTCGTCTGGCCGATAACACAAACTACCAGTCGTCGATGCCGGTGCACATGATCCGCTACGCCCACGTGCTGTTGGTATACGCGGAAGCGCAGGCCCGGTCGGGTAACAGCGTCAGCACGGATGCCTACACGGCAGTAAATGCCGTGCGGAAACGGGCCGGGCTGGCTGATCTTACCGGTTTATCGGCCACTAATTTCGCTGCTGCCGTGGTGGACGAACGGGCCTGGGAGTTTGCCGGCGAATGGACCCGCTGGTTTGATTTACAGCGGCTGGAGCAGGTCGAAGCGGCCAACGCCCCCGACAAAAAAGGCGCGGATGATCTGAAACCGCTTAAGTCAATCACGAAAGCGAATTACTGGTATCCCGTTCCGATCGGTGATGCAAACATCAACCCGAACCTGTAA
- a CDS encoding FecR family protein, translated as MQYKDALYQQLLEDQRFVRWATGEAPQDDEHWKNWAREDSSRLDTMELARQTLLAIQGGPVDLSQADIDYQIQRALYTAKQREMQTRIPVGREHRLARFNWVAAASLLFLLGFGWYGYLNRTTLTRSLSVKKTQPTTDPLLVSNRLQCVANTDRPARHVLLPDGSSVVLYKNSQVSYAFAFNGPRREVYLSGEAFFEVTKDPAKPFFVYADGLVTKVLGTSFTVKAHQQAEQVIVVVRTGKVAVFAQADPTADAIRTNLELTGLVLTPNQQATFERTNAHLSRTETDAPTGQPSFEFRATPAADVFAALEKAYGVTIRFDRDVMAHCSLSATLGDEPLQQKLQWICTILEATYQVKDQQISITGKPCQ; from the coding sequence ATGCAGTACAAGGATGCGCTTTATCAACAGCTTTTAGAAGATCAGCGATTTGTCCGGTGGGCTACTGGTGAGGCTCCGCAGGATGATGAGCATTGGAAAAACTGGGCCCGGGAAGACAGTAGTCGACTCGATACGATGGAACTGGCTCGCCAAACGCTGTTGGCAATTCAGGGTGGTCCGGTAGACCTCTCTCAGGCCGACATTGACTATCAGATTCAGCGGGCCTTGTACACCGCTAAACAGCGCGAGATGCAGACTCGTATCCCGGTCGGGCGGGAGCATCGTCTGGCCCGCTTCAACTGGGTCGCGGCCGCTTCGTTGCTGTTCCTACTAGGTTTTGGCTGGTACGGGTATCTGAATCGGACCACGCTTACTAGGTCTTTGTCGGTGAAAAAAACGCAGCCTACAACTGACCCGCTATTGGTAAGCAACCGGCTTCAGTGTGTAGCCAATACAGACAGGCCGGCCCGGCATGTGCTGCTACCTGATGGCAGTTCGGTGGTTTTATACAAGAATAGTCAGGTCAGCTACGCGTTTGCGTTCAACGGCCCTAGGAGGGAGGTGTATCTGTCGGGCGAGGCTTTCTTTGAAGTGACCAAAGACCCCGCCAAGCCTTTCTTTGTGTACGCCGACGGATTAGTGACGAAAGTGCTGGGTACCAGCTTTACCGTGAAAGCGCACCAGCAGGCGGAGCAGGTAATCGTAGTAGTCAGAACGGGGAAAGTAGCCGTTTTTGCGCAGGCTGATCCAACGGCCGATGCGATCCGGACGAATCTCGAACTAACAGGGCTAGTGCTAACACCCAATCAGCAGGCGACGTTTGAACGAACCAACGCCCATCTGAGCCGAACAGAGACGGACGCGCCCACTGGACAGCCATCCTTTGAGTTCCGGGCAACACCGGCAGCCGACGTCTTTGCGGCGCTGGAAAAAGCGTATGGCGTAACCATCCGTTTCGACCGGGATGTCATGGCGCATTGTAGCCTGTCGGCTACGCTGGGCGACGAACCGCTACAGCAAAAATTGCAGTGGATCTGCACCATCCTGGAAGCTACCTATCAGGTAAAAGACCAGCAAATCAGCATTACCGGCAAACCCTGTCAGTAA
- a CDS encoding RNA polymerase sigma factor, translating to MDDQALWQLLRTGSEEAYSVLAQRYYAKLVHYGQKFTPNRQLVEDALQDLLIRLWLGRQRLSDTPSVKFYLLKAFRHQLFKTLNKSLRHSEVEEADMAELMVFSVEDQYIELESDLRFTSELTERLTHLPTRQREVIYLRFFQGLTIEEIADLLVIQTQSVSNLLQRALTNLRSSWFITTPVILALAYRLIPLL from the coding sequence ATGGATGATCAGGCACTGTGGCAATTGCTTCGGACAGGTAGCGAGGAGGCCTACAGCGTCTTAGCCCAACGGTACTACGCTAAACTGGTTCATTACGGTCAAAAGTTTACGCCAAACCGACAACTCGTTGAAGATGCTCTTCAGGACCTGTTAATCCGGCTGTGGTTAGGCCGTCAGCGACTCAGCGATACACCTTCTGTCAAATTTTACCTGTTGAAAGCATTTCGACATCAATTGTTCAAAACCCTCAACAAATCGCTTCGCCATTCGGAAGTTGAAGAAGCAGATATGGCTGAGCTAATGGTATTTTCTGTTGAAGATCAATACATTGAACTGGAAAGTGACCTGCGATTTACTAGTGAATTAACGGAACGCCTAACTCATCTACCAACGCGGCAGCGGGAAGTGATCTACCTGCGGTTCTTTCAGGGTCTTACTATCGAGGAAATAGCTGATTTACTCGTGATACAGACTCAGTCTGTAAGCAATTTATTACAACGAGCACTGACAAATTTAAGATCAAGCTGGTTCATCACTACACCGGTAATACTGGCGTTAGCATATCGCCTTATCCCCCTTTTGTAA
- a CDS encoding TonB-dependent receptor, with protein MKQFSPLHNVLPILMRLSLIPFVVMIMCTGFSLARDGYGQDVLNRRVTLQVTNQKVETVLTKLAKASGIRFMYSPELIQAGRATSLNVKDARLAIVLNELLTPLKIGYEVAGDQILLKRLPLSGQQPVIETTLQLAVGKSADITVTGQVIDNTGGTVPGATVALKGSGTVGTTTDANGQFRLNLPETGTHTLVVSSIGYVTQEVTVNNRKQVEITLVPDVKSLSEVVVVGYGTQRKGDVTGALTSISAENFKDQPVTRLDQALQGRAAGVQVTSSAGAPGGDVRIRIRGSNSINSDNSPLYVVDGFVGADFNNINAQDIASLEVLKDASATAIYGSRGANGVIIITTKGGSKKGMQVNFNTRISTSEVLKKINTLNAGDFAQIVNERQAATGGNPIFTPAQIAGYQQNGGTNWQDQILRKAGGQEYQLGVSGGNEKTQYLISTNYLGQNGIINNSDYKRYAIRSNISSQVSDKFSVRLNFTGTRRENHNTGGTAARSGALAQAFAWAPTTPVRDADGNYTYRDPVGSIFENPVALTTDADNRTNSTTANLVGGVRYEFIPGLALDVQYGINYNNQQGKYYSGPVIANRLPRASRTSGEQITLQNTNTLSYKRVFNAIHRVDVTGVFETQQQTGESFYANATNLTYPAQSYNNLALAESNQIGSGYGKWSLLSYLGRVNYALKDRYLVSATVRRDGSSKFQGKNKYSVFPSMALGWKVSEERFMQSQKLFSNLKLRASWGLTGNQAINPYGTLSTYTTNVDDAAVAFRSGYFTNGITNGILLGNPGNPDLKWETTEQIDAGADMTLLNGNVTLSIDYFVKNTRDLLLSQPLPDYVGGNSILRNVGRVQNKGWEFSLDATPIDRNNFSWNTSFNVSLLQNRVVSLSSSSDTIYASNEFVLIPGQSLTSFWGLRYLGTWKPGEADQANRYGEKPGDAHYQDLNGDGVINGADYQVIGNGQPKTSLGWNNTFTYKRLSLNVFFQGLFGFDKLNYTYANGIVGSTDARQPTFADIKNRYITGVNETSDIPAFSNVKENFYVQSTRFLEKGDFVRLKNISLSYNLPKSALKNLGTVGVFVSATNLLTFTKYKGIDPESTSNGSGDIGQNIDYGSYPNAKTYTAGLSLTF; from the coding sequence ATGAAGCAATTCTCACCCTTACACAACGTGCTGCCAATCCTGATGCGCCTTAGTTTAATTCCGTTCGTCGTGATGATTATGTGTACCGGTTTCTCACTGGCCCGCGACGGATACGGGCAGGACGTACTTAACCGGCGCGTCACACTTCAGGTGACGAACCAAAAAGTAGAGACGGTACTTACGAAACTGGCCAAAGCGTCGGGCATCCGTTTTATGTACAGCCCGGAACTGATTCAGGCGGGACGAGCTACGTCGCTGAACGTGAAAGACGCCCGCCTGGCGATTGTACTGAATGAATTGCTGACACCTTTGAAAATTGGGTATGAAGTAGCCGGCGATCAGATTTTGCTTAAACGCCTGCCTCTGTCTGGTCAGCAGCCGGTGATCGAAACCACACTCCAGTTAGCCGTTGGTAAGAGTGCCGACATCACCGTGACGGGCCAGGTCATTGACAATACGGGCGGTACCGTGCCGGGGGCCACGGTGGCTCTGAAAGGCAGCGGCACGGTCGGTACGACGACCGATGCGAATGGGCAGTTTCGGCTCAACCTGCCCGAAACCGGCACCCATACGCTGGTCGTTTCGTCGATCGGGTACGTCACCCAGGAGGTAACCGTCAACAACCGCAAGCAGGTGGAAATTACCCTGGTGCCCGATGTAAAATCGCTCAGCGAAGTGGTGGTGGTGGGGTACGGCACCCAGCGTAAAGGCGACGTAACGGGCGCGCTGACGTCGATTTCGGCCGAGAATTTTAAGGATCAGCCGGTCACACGCCTGGATCAGGCGTTGCAGGGCCGGGCGGCTGGCGTGCAGGTGACCAGCTCGGCCGGAGCACCGGGTGGCGACGTGCGTATCCGCATCCGGGGATCAAATTCGATTAACAGTGACAACAGCCCACTGTACGTAGTCGACGGGTTTGTTGGGGCCGATTTCAACAACATCAACGCGCAGGATATTGCCTCGCTAGAGGTGTTGAAAGACGCGTCGGCAACGGCCATTTATGGTAGCCGGGGCGCCAATGGTGTAATTATTATTACGACGAAGGGGGGCAGTAAAAAGGGTATGCAGGTCAATTTCAACACCCGCATCTCGACCTCCGAGGTACTAAAGAAAATTAATACGCTTAATGCCGGTGATTTTGCGCAGATCGTCAACGAGCGGCAGGCAGCAACGGGTGGTAACCCCATTTTTACCCCGGCACAGATCGCGGGCTACCAGCAGAACGGGGGTACCAACTGGCAGGATCAGATACTCCGCAAAGCGGGTGGTCAAGAGTATCAGCTTGGCGTGTCGGGCGGAAACGAGAAAACACAGTACTTAATTTCGACCAATTACTTGGGTCAGAACGGGATTATTAACAACTCGGATTACAAGCGCTACGCCATCCGGTCGAACATTTCGTCGCAGGTGTCCGATAAGTTTTCGGTGCGGCTGAATTTTACGGGTACCCGTCGCGAGAACCATAATACCGGTGGGACAGCCGCCCGTTCGGGTGCGCTGGCGCAGGCGTTTGCGTGGGCACCTACCACGCCCGTTCGCGACGCCGATGGCAACTATACCTACCGCGACCCAGTGGGATCCATTTTTGAAAATCCGGTGGCGTTAACTACCGATGCCGACAATCGTACCAACAGCACAACGGCCAACCTGGTCGGGGGCGTACGCTACGAGTTTATCCCCGGACTGGCCCTGGATGTGCAGTACGGTATCAACTACAACAATCAGCAGGGAAAATACTACTCCGGCCCGGTGATCGCCAACCGCCTGCCCCGCGCCAGCCGGACGTCGGGTGAGCAGATTACGCTGCAAAACACCAATACGCTGAGCTACAAACGGGTGTTTAACGCCATTCATCGGGTCGATGTAACCGGCGTTTTTGAAACCCAGCAACAAACCGGCGAATCGTTTTACGCCAACGCGACCAACCTAACGTACCCGGCACAGTCGTACAACAATCTGGCCCTGGCCGAATCAAACCAGATTGGGTCGGGCTACGGAAAATGGAGTCTGCTGTCGTACTTAGGCCGGGTCAACTACGCCCTGAAAGACCGCTACCTGGTATCGGCAACGGTGCGCCGGGACGGGTCGTCCAAATTTCAGGGGAAAAACAAATACAGCGTGTTTCCCTCCATGGCGTTGGGCTGGAAAGTATCAGAAGAGCGGTTTATGCAGTCGCAGAAGCTGTTCAGCAACTTGAAGCTGCGGGCAAGCTGGGGGCTGACGGGCAATCAGGCCATCAACCCGTACGGTACGCTGTCGACCTATACCACGAATGTCGACGACGCGGCCGTTGCCTTTCGGTCGGGCTACTTCACCAACGGGATCACGAACGGCATCCTCCTCGGCAATCCGGGCAATCCCGATCTGAAATGGGAAACGACGGAACAGATCGACGCCGGCGCCGACATGACATTGCTGAACGGCAACGTGACGCTCTCCATCGACTACTTTGTCAAGAATACCCGCGACCTGCTGCTCAGCCAACCTCTGCCGGATTATGTCGGTGGAAACAGCATTCTGCGCAACGTAGGCCGGGTGCAAAACAAAGGCTGGGAGTTTTCGCTCGATGCGACGCCCATCGACCGCAACAACTTCAGCTGGAACACTTCCTTTAACGTGTCGTTGCTGCAGAACAGGGTAGTCAGCCTTAGTTCGAGCAGCGATACCATCTACGCGTCGAACGAGTTTGTCTTGATTCCGGGACAGTCATTGACGTCGTTCTGGGGCCTGCGCTACCTAGGTACGTGGAAACCCGGCGAAGCCGATCAGGCTAATCGATACGGTGAAAAACCCGGCGACGCCCACTATCAGGACCTGAACGGGGATGGCGTTATCAACGGCGCCGATTACCAGGTGATCGGTAACGGACAACCGAAAACGTCGCTGGGTTGGAACAACACGTTTACGTATAAACGCCTGTCGCTGAACGTCTTCTTTCAGGGCCTGTTCGGCTTTGACAAACTCAACTATACCTACGCCAATGGGATTGTAGGTAGTACAGACGCCCGGCAGCCGACGTTTGCCGATATCAAAAACCGCTACATCACCGGTGTTAATGAAACCTCCGACATTCCGGCTTTCAGCAACGTGAAGGAAAACTTTTACGTGCAGTCGACCCGGTTTCTGGAGAAAGGTGATTTTGTCCGCCTGAAAAACATCAGCCTGTCGTATAACCTGCCCAAATCAGCGTTGAAAAATCTCGGTACGGTCGGGGTGTTTGTCAGCGCGACCAATCTGCTGACGTTCACCAAATACAAAGGCATTGACCCTGAATCAACATCGAACGGGTCCGGCGACATTGGTCAGAACATCGACTACGGTTCGTATCCCAACGCAAAGACGTACACCGCTGGTTTGAGCCTCACCTTCTAA